The genomic region CTGGATGTGATCGCAAAATTTCATTCATACGATCAATTACTGGAGGTGTGCAACGCGACATTTCCATTGAAATAACAAGTGGGCCTGTTGGTATCTGTTTTAAATCCGGCAGAGTTAAATCTAATGCTGAAATTCTAGGTTGTTCCTCACGCTTATCAACTCTGCCTCTAATTGCCACAATTCGATCTTCAACTAAATTAACACCATGATTTGCATAAGCATTAGAGAAAAACAAAACATCGACTGCGCCATCTAAATCTTCAACAGTCACAATCGCCCATGGTGTGCCTTGTTTTGAGACTTTACGTTGAATTTGTGTAATTAATCCACCAATTGTAATTATTTGATCATGGCTAACCTCAGAAATTTGGCTAATTGAAAAATCAGCTACTGAACGTAAAATATGTTCAACGCCAAGTAGTGGATGATCAGAAACATAAAGCCCAAGCATCTCTCGCTCATAACCAAGTAACATCATTTTTTCCCATTCAGGGCTTGGAATATCTAATACAACTCCACTAACACTTGTTGAATTTGCAGCACCAAATAAATCAAACTGTCCAATGGATTCTGCCCGTTTAGTTTCAGAGACTGCATCTAGTGCTTCTAGAAAAACCATCATTAAACCTCGCCGTGAATGATTTAGCGAGTCAAATGCTCCAGCTTTAATAAGTGATTCGATACTTTTTTTATTACACACAATTGCATCAACTTTTGTTAAGAAATCGCCAAAACTGTCATACCGACTCTTGGCCTTTCGATTATTAATTATTGAGGCAACTACATTTTCACCAATATTTCGAATAGCAGTTAATCCAAATCTAATATCAGATCCAATAGGGGTGTATTCCGAATCTGACTCATTAACATCCGGTGGCAATACTTTTATACCCATACGCCTGCACTCATTTAGATAAAGTGCACTTTTATCTTTATCATCTCGAACGCTGGTGAGTAACGCAGCCATATACTCTGATGGATAGTTAGCTTTTAAATAAGCAGTCCAAAATGAAAGTAGTCCATACCCTGCGCTATGTGATCTATTGAAAGCATAATCAGAGAATGGGATCAATGTTTGCCATAGCTTCTCAACTGCATCTTCAGAAAAGCCGTTTGCTTTCATACCATCTTCAAAGTGCACTTTCTCTTTGTCCAATATCTTTTTATCTTTCTTTCCCATTGCCTTACGTAGTAGATCAGCGCGGCCCAGGGTGAAACCAGCAACTTTTCGTGCAATTGCTAACACCTGCTCCTGATAAACAATTAGCCCATAGGTGTCTTTTAATATTTCATTTAAAGGCATATCTAATTCAGGGTGAATACCAATTGGGGCTTTGCGACCATTTTTATAATCCGCGTATTTATTATGTGAATCTTCACCCATAGGGCCTGGACGATAAAGAGCAATTACAGCAGCAATATCTTCAAAACTATCAGGTGCCATTGAGCGCAACAAAGATCTAATTGGAGCACTATCTAATTGAAATACTCCGAGAGTGTCACCACGAGAAAGTAATTCGAAAGTCTTTTTATCAGATAGCGGCAAGCTTTCTAATACCACTTTTTTACCAAGATTTTTTTCAATATTTATTAAGCAATCATCTAAGACAGATAGATTCCTAAGTCCTAAAAAGTCCATCTTTAGTAAACCAGTAGCTTCACATGCTCCCATATCAAACTGGGTAATAATGGCGCCATCTGCATCGCGGCGATGAATCGGAATTACATCAAGTAATGGCTCCTTACTTAATATCACTCCAGCTGCGTGCACTCCCCACTGCCGTTTTAATCCTTCAATTCCAAGGGCGGTATCAACAATCTTTTTTGAATCAGGATCACTTTCATATAAATTTCTAAATTCAGATGCCTCGCCATAGCGCTCATTATCCATATTAAATATGCCAGAAAGTGAAATATCTTTACCCATAACTGAAGGTGGTAGTGATTTAGTTAAGCGCTCACCTAGTGCATATGGATATCCGAGCACTCTGGTGGAATCTTTAATTGCTTGCTTTGATTTAATTGTGCCGTAGGTAATTATCTGAGCAACTCGGTCATCACCGTATTTAGTAGTTGCGTATTGAATCATTTCAGAACGTCTGCGCTCATCAAAGTCCAGGTCAATATCAGGCATGGAGATACGCTCTGGATTTAAAAATCGCTCAAATAACAATCCAAACTTAATCGGATCAAGTCCAGTAATTCCTAGAGAATAAGAAACTAAAGATCCAGCAGCTGATCCACGACCTGGACCAACTCTAATCCCCACCTTACGTGCATGATCACAAAGATCTGCCACAACTAAAAAGTAACCTGGAAATCCCATCTTAATCATTACTTCTAATTCAAAGTTAAGACGATCCTGGTATTCAGTTGGAATGCTGTTGCCCATCTTTATGGCTAAACCGTCATTAGCTAATTTAATCAACCAACTATCTTCACTTTGTCCAGCAGGCACTGGAAATTGCGGCAGTAAATTCTCACCTTCACGCATAGTAGTTTCACAACGCTCGGCTACTAGTAATGTGTTATCACAGGCTTGCTTAAAATCTTTGAATATTTCTCGCATTTGCGCTGGGCTCTTTAGGTAAAACTCCGAGTTCTCAAACTTAAATCTCTTTGGATCAGCCATTGTCGAACCAGACTGAATACAAAGTAATACCTCATGTGCTGCTGCATCATCATGGTGTGTATAGTGAAGATCATTAGTTGCTAATTGCGGAAGGTTTAACTCTTTACCTAATTTAATTAAATCAGCAAACGCTCTTTGCTCAATCTCAATTGAGTGATCCATTATCTCTAGATAGAAATTTTCTGGACCAAAAATATCTCTGTACTCACTTGCAGCTTTGATCGCTTCTTTATAGGCGCCCATACGTAATCGGGTCTGAATTTCTCCTCCTGCGCAACCTGTTGTAGCAATTATTCCCTTTGAATACTTTGAGAGTAACTCTCGGTCAACTCTTGGTTTGTAATAAAAACCCTCTAAAGAAGCTAATGATGAGAGCTTAAATAAATTAGAAAGTCCCTGATTATTTTCAGCAAGCAAAGTCATATGGGTATATGCCCCACCACCAGAAACATCATCTTGTCCGCCTTCAGCCCACTTAACTCTTCGCTTATCAAATCTTGATTCTGGGGCTACATAAGCTTCAATACCAATTATTGGTTTAACTCCGGCAGATTTAGCGCTCTTATGAAACTCAAATGCACCAAAGACATTTCCATGATCTGTCATCGCAATTGCTGGCATTTCTTGGCGTGCTACTTCAGCAACTAACTCAGAAATTTTTGCAGCACCATCTAACATGGAGTATTCGGTGTGCACATGTAGGTGCACAAAATTCTCCGAATTTTTCGGGTTTCCAGTTAAATCAGACATGAATGGTGAGATTACTACTGACTTTAATTTCTAGCGGGCTAAATCTGAAAGAAGCGCTAGTGAGCGTGTCAGATCCTCTGGATACTCAGCGTTAAAGGATAGGCGCTCACCACTGCCTGGATGGGTAAAGGCAAGTTGCTTGGCATGTAGCCAAGGCCGAGTGATTGTAAGTTTTTGCGCAAGTACTGGATCTGATCCATAGGTTAGATCACCAACTAAGGGATGGTGCAGCGCAGCAAAATGGACTCTAATCTGATGAGTTCTACCAGTCTCTAGTTCAATTTCAAGCAACGTAACAGCTGGGAATGCTTCCAACGTTTTATAGTGAGTAATACTTGGTTTTCCATTTGCAACAACTGCAAATCGATAATCCTCTTTTGGATGTCGATCAATTGGCGCATCAATTGTGCCAACGGTTGGATCCATATGGCCTTGTACTAAAGCGTGGTAAACCTTAGAAACGGTGCGCTCACGAAACTGATCTTTTAAATGAGAGTATGCAATCTCATTTTTTGCAACCACCATTAATCCAGATGTTCCAACATCTAACCTGTGAACAACTCCTTGGCGCTCTGCTGCACCCGATGTAGCAAGTTGATAACCGGCAGCAAATATTGCCCCAACAACTGTCGCGCCCTGCCAACCAGGACTTGGATGAGCCGCTATCCCAACTGGCTTATCAATCACAATTAAATACTCATCATCATAGACAACTTTTAAACCATCAATCGGAGTTGCAACTAGCTTTGCTTCACCTTTAGCAGCTGGCATTAAAACTTCAATTTGATCTCCAGTAATCACTCGATCAGATTTACCAATTGGTTTACCAAGTTTAGATATTTCACCTGATTCGATTAATCCAACAATTACATTACGAGATAGTCCGAGTAATCTAGATAACGCCGCATCTACTCGTTCCTGATTTAATCCCTCTGGGATTGATAAGTTTCTAACCTCGCGTGAACTCATAGATCCCCCTTACCTTTAGTAAATGGCACATTTTTCCAACTTAGAAATGTAATCAGTATTGCAGCACTAACCACTGACATATCTGCAATATTAAAGACTGGCCAGTTAGGTATTTGAATCCAATCGATAACCTCACCCTGTAAGGCACCTGGTGTGCGAAAAATTCGATCAGATAAATTACCAAATATTCCGCCCAACGCTAAGCCAAGGGCGATCGCCCAGGGATTAGACCTAACGCTTCTCCCATAATAAAAGATCACACCCGCTATAATAATTGCAAAACTTGATAGGAATATTGTGCCACTTGAAGCAAGATTAAATGCCGCCCCTGAGTTAAATACGAGTCGAAATTGCAGCAGTGAACCAATTATTTGTTTTGGCTCATCTGATAAATAGTTAAGAGCTGCTACTTTTGTTAAATAATCTATGGCAAAAACTATTAAAGCGGTAGCCGCTAACCATTTGCGCTGAAGATAGTTCAGCGTCGTTCCTCTTTTTGTTTACAAACCATACAAAGTGTTGCTCTTGGAAAAACTTGTAGCCTTGCTTTGCCTACAAAATTTCCACACTCTTCGCACTTGCCGTAAGTTTTATTATTAATTCGCTCAAGGGCTCGCTCAGTTTGCTGCACCATGTCTCGAGCGTTATATACCAATGACATTTCATGCTCACGCTCAAAAGTTTTTGCACCAGCATCTGCTTGGTCATCTCCCGCGCCAACTCCTGCTGCCTCAACTAAATCTTCCATCTCAGCCTCTGCTGTTTCCAACTCTTTCCGCAACCTAATTAAATCCTTTGAAAGTTCAGCCTTGATGCTTTTTAACTCAGTGGCGTTCCATGCCATCTCACTCGCTGTCGCCACAAGTGGAGCTGGCGCACTTTTAATTGGTTTTAGTGCTGCTGCTTTCTTTGACTTTAACACTGGCTTTGGTGGTGGCAACATAACTAATCTGCGCTCTTCCACAATTGGAGTTGCATTTGCATTTGGAATTGTTGATGTTACAGAAATAGTTGTTGAGGAACCTGAAGTTGAAGTTTGTAACTTAGCTGGAAATGGCTTACCAGGTGCTTTTTTAAATGCTGCTTTCTTAGCAAGTTTAGGCTTAACGATATTTGGTGATCGCTTTGCCACCTTCTTAGCAGGTGCTTTTTTCGTTGACTTTTTAACGGCTGACTTAGCCGGCTTTTTTATGGAAGGCTTCTTACTTTTTTTTGCTGATTTCTTAAATAACTTGCGAATAGCCACGATACCTCCTGGAGGGGCAAAGGTTATGGCTTGTCGCAACTAATTACCAACCGCCACCCCTGCGCGTAATGAGAGTTCAGAAAAAGGTATCAATCCCGCGTTAGAATGTAGGGTGGATACGAACTCGAAGCGCACAATTAACGCCTTACCTGCGCAAATTGATCTTCCATCAATGGAAGCTAGTATTTTGGATTTTTGGTCACAAAATCAAATTTTTGAAAAGTCAGTTGCAAATCGAAACGGTGCACCGCGTTGGAGTTTTTATGAAGGCCCTCCTACTGCAAATGGAATGCCTGGCACCCACCATATTGAAGCTAGAGTTTTTAAGGATTTATTTCCACGCTTTCAAACAATGAAAGGCAAGCAAGTAATTCGTAAAGCGGGTTGGGATTGTCATGGATTACCAGTTGAAATTGCAGTTGAAAAAGAATTGGGTTTTACTGGAAAAGCAGACATCGAAAAATTTGGTGTAGCAGAATTTAATGAAAAGTGTCGTGAATCGGTGCAACGGCATGTTGGTGAGTTCACTAATATGACAAAGCGCATGGGTTTTTGGGTGGATTTTGATGAAGCCTATTGGACTATGTCACCTGCATATATTGAAAGTGTTTGGTGGTCACTAGCGCAAATTTGGAAAAAAGGATTACTAGTTCAAGACCATAGGGTTGCGCCATATTGCCCAAGATGTGGAACAGGCTTATCCGATCATGAATTAGCACAAGGTTATGAAACTATTAAGGATCCATCTGTTTTTGTTAGATTTAAAGCAACCTCTGGAAAGTTAGCAGAACTAGAAGCAAGCCTGCTGGTTT from Candidatus Nanopelagicus abundans harbors:
- the dnaE gene encoding DNA polymerase III subunit alpha, with product MSDLTGNPKNSENFVHLHVHTEYSMLDGAAKISELVAEVARQEMPAIAMTDHGNVFGAFEFHKSAKSAGVKPIIGIEAYVAPESRFDKRRVKWAEGGQDDVSGGGAYTHMTLLAENNQGLSNLFKLSSLASLEGFYYKPRVDRELLSKYSKGIIATTGCAGGEIQTRLRMGAYKEAIKAASEYRDIFGPENFYLEIMDHSIEIEQRAFADLIKLGKELNLPQLATNDLHYTHHDDAAAHEVLLCIQSGSTMADPKRFKFENSEFYLKSPAQMREIFKDFKQACDNTLLVAERCETTMREGENLLPQFPVPAGQSEDSWLIKLANDGLAIKMGNSIPTEYQDRLNFELEVMIKMGFPGYFLVVADLCDHARKVGIRVGPGRGSAAGSLVSYSLGITGLDPIKFGLLFERFLNPERISMPDIDLDFDERRRSEMIQYATTKYGDDRVAQIITYGTIKSKQAIKDSTRVLGYPYALGERLTKSLPPSVMGKDISLSGIFNMDNERYGEASEFRNLYESDPDSKKIVDTALGIEGLKRQWGVHAAGVILSKEPLLDVIPIHRRDADGAIITQFDMGACEATGLLKMDFLGLRNLSVLDDCLINIEKNLGKKVVLESLPLSDKKTFELLSRGDTLGVFQLDSAPIRSLLRSMAPDSFEDIAAVIALYRPGPMGEDSHNKYADYKNGRKAPIGIHPELDMPLNEILKDTYGLIVYQEQVLAIARKVAGFTLGRADLLRKAMGKKDKKILDKEKVHFEDGMKANGFSEDAVEKLWQTLIPFSDYAFNRSHSAGYGLLSFWTAYLKANYPSEYMAALLTSVRDDKDKSALYLNECRRMGIKVLPPDVNESDSEYTPIGSDIRFGLTAIRNIGENVVASIINNRKAKSRYDSFGDFLTKVDAIVCNKKSIESLIKAGAFDSLNHSRRGLMMVFLEALDAVSETKRAESIGQFDLFGAANSTSVSGVVLDIPSPEWEKMMLLGYEREMLGLYVSDHPLLGVEHILRSVADFSISQISEVSHDQIITIGGLITQIQRKVSKQGTPWAIVTVEDLDGAVDVLFFSNAYANHGVNLVEDRIVAIRGRVDKREEQPRISALDLTLPDLKQIPTGPLVISMEMSRCTPPVIDRMNEILRSHPGGREVHLRLVDGEKKTVLKLDEGLKVTSSPSLSADLKTVLGPDCLVL
- a CDS encoding RluA family pseudouridine synthase; the encoded protein is MSSREVRNLSIPEGLNQERVDAALSRLLGLSRNVIVGLIESGEISKLGKPIGKSDRVITGDQIEVLMPAAKGEAKLVATPIDGLKVVYDDEYLIVIDKPVGIAAHPSPGWQGATVVGAIFAAGYQLATSGAAERQGVVHRLDVGTSGLMVVAKNEIAYSHLKDQFRERTVSKVYHALVQGHMDPTVGTIDAPIDRHPKEDYRFAVVANGKPSITHYKTLEAFPAVTLLEIELETGRTHQIRVHFAALHHPLVGDLTYGSDPVLAQKLTITRPWLHAKQLAFTHPGSGERLSFNAEYPEDLTRSLALLSDLAR
- a CDS encoding signal peptidase II: MNYLQRKWLAATALIVFAIDYLTKVAALNYLSDEPKQIIGSLLQFRLVFNSGAAFNLASSGTIFLSSFAIIIAGVIFYYGRSVRSNPWAIALGLALGGIFGNLSDRIFRTPGALQGEVIDWIQIPNWPVFNIADMSVVSAAILITFLSWKNVPFTKGKGDL
- a CDS encoding TraR/DksA family transcriptional regulator, with the protein product MAIRKLFKKSAKKSKKPSIKKPAKSAVKKSTKKAPAKKVAKRSPNIVKPKLAKKAAFKKAPGKPFPAKLQTSTSGSSTTISVTSTIPNANATPIVEERRLVMLPPPKPVLKSKKAAALKPIKSAPAPLVATASEMAWNATELKSIKAELSKDLIRLRKELETAEAEMEDLVEAAGVGAGDDQADAGAKTFEREHEMSLVYNARDMVQQTERALERINNKTYGKCEECGNFVGKARLQVFPRATLCMVCKQKEERR